The Bacteroidota bacterium sequence ACATCTACATGTACTATTGCCGATGTATCCATGCATCCGTTACTTCCCTGCACAACCACAAAATAATCGCCTGTAATCAATGCAGTATCACTTTGTTGCGTTCCGGTAGGAATCTGGCTGCCGTTGACGTACCACTGGTAAGCATAGGCAGGTGTGCTCGTAAGCACGAGTCCGTTTACCGTGATAACAGGCGTGCCCGGCCCAGGCAATATAGTCACAGTCATGGAAAGAGTGGGCGTAGAATCACAATTGTTGAATGCGGAAACATAAATGGTGGCATTGCCTGAAAATCCAGGATCCCAGTATACAACAGAGGTATTTCCTGTCCCGCTTATTGTTCCTGCCGATGCAGGTGAGATTGACCAGTTAAATCCGGTGGCATTGTTGCAAATTGCCGTGTAGGTGCTCGAATATGTTCCCTGACAAAGCGTTCCGAAACCTCCATGAAATATCAGCTGGGCAATAGTAGTATCTACCTGAACATTTAAAGATACTACTGAAGTCGTATCACAAGCATTAAGTGCATACACTGTAATGGTAGCTGGACCGGCAAACAAATTGCTCCATGAAACATTCAGTGTGCTGCCCAGGTTATTGACATTTGCAGCGTAAGCTGGAGTAACGTCCCATACAAAGGCCGTTGCTCCGGTTGAACTCGTTGAATATACCGATGAAGTTCCGCTACACACAGAATCAGGACCCGATATAGGAATGGGTAATGATGGCGCACCTCCAACATTTACAGTTAAACTTGCGGTTAAAGATGTGTCGCAGGCACTGTATGCAGAAACACTCACGACTGCGCTTCCTGTATATGTTCCACTCCAGGTGATGTCCGTTAACGCACCGTTACCACTTGCACTTCCTGCATTCGAGGGTGTCACTGTCCAGATGTAGCCAAGA is a genomic window containing:
- a CDS encoding T9SS type A sorting domain-containing protein, with the protein product NGSLANNDVITCVMTSNATCASPVTATSNTITMIVNSVLTPTVSIAASPSGAICAGTSVTFTASPTNGGTPVYQWQLNGSNVGNNTNTYVNGSLANNDVITCVMTSNATCASPVTATSNTITISIISAATVPSVPSGLTIVCSGSTVSYTSSAMYNLGYIWTVTPSNAGSASGNGALTDITWSGTYTGSAVVSVSAYSACDTSLTASLTVNVGGAPSLPIPISGPDSVCSGTSSVYSTSSTGATAFVWDVTPAYAANVNNLGSTLNVSWSNLFAGPATITVYALNACDTTSVVSLNVQVDTTIAQLIFHGGFGTLCQGTYSSTYTAICNNATGFNWSISPASAGTISGTGNTSVVYWDPGFSGNATIYVSAFNNCDSTPTLSMTVTILPGPGTPVITVNGLVLTSTPAYAYQWYVNGSQIPTGTQQSDTALITGDYFVVVQGSNGCMDTSAIVHVDVNTGIEVPASMRALSIYPNPFSGVFYIEFDLKTDSEVQIGIFDLVGRKVAELPTEDIVFKGKHLVRIDGDELNLADGSYLIRIMIDGAVAVKHVVRIK